Proteins co-encoded in one Xanthomonas campestris pv. badrii genomic window:
- a CDS encoding IS5 family transposase, translated as MRTRRPAAEDTPAEELFRSRLENQIDLRHPLAQLSQRMPWAALEQALCSHLPATPAGGGRPALPVRLMTGLLYLKHAYDLSDEAVCERWLENPYWQFFTGEVVFQTRLPCDASSLTRWRQRLGEAGMEEVLAHTINAAHAMRAVDARELSRVIVDTTVQEKAIAYPTDSRLLEVARKKLVLLAKRHGIALRQTYARQGPALSRKAGRYAHARQFKRMRAALRRQRTVLGRVVRDMQRKLDAVEDSVRERIAVWLDRAQRLYTQHPKDKHKLYALHAPEVECIGKGKARQPYEFGVKVGIAVTACKGLVVGARSFPGNPYDGDTLAEQLEQTRGLLQDVAVAPTVAIMDLGYRGREVDGVQVLHRGKAKTLTRRQWHWIKRRQAVEPVIGHLKDDCRLRRCRLKGTQGDALHVLGCAAGYNLRWLMRWIALLRAWIRTMSQLSLGAMDRSQLAIGV; from the coding sequence ATGCGTACACGCCGCCCTGCTGCCGAAGACACCCCCGCCGAGGAGTTGTTTCGTTCGCGCCTGGAGAACCAGATCGATCTGCGCCATCCGCTGGCGCAGTTGAGTCAACGGATGCCGTGGGCCGCGTTGGAGCAGGCGCTTTGCTCGCACTTGCCGGCCACGCCCGCTGGAGGTGGGCGTCCGGCCTTGCCGGTGCGCTTGATGACCGGTTTGCTGTACCTCAAGCACGCCTATGACCTGTCCGACGAAGCGGTGTGCGAGCGCTGGCTGGAGAATCCGTACTGGCAGTTCTTCACCGGTGAGGTGGTGTTCCAGACGCGTCTGCCATGCGATGCCAGTTCGCTGACGCGCTGGCGTCAGCGCCTGGGCGAAGCTGGGATGGAAGAGGTCCTGGCGCACACGATCAATGCGGCGCACGCGATGAGGGCGGTGGATGCACGCGAGCTGTCGCGGGTGATCGTGGATACCACGGTGCAGGAAAAGGCAATCGCCTATCCGACCGACAGCCGTCTGCTGGAGGTGGCACGCAAGAAGCTGGTGCTGCTGGCCAAGCGCCACGGTATTGCGCTGCGGCAAACCTACGCACGGCAAGGCCCTGCCTTGAGCCGCAAGGCGGGCCGCTATGCCCATGCGCGCCAGTTCAAGCGCATGCGAGCTGCGCTGCGGCGCCAACGCACAGTGTTGGGGCGCGTGGTGCGCGATATGCAGCGCAAGCTGGACGCAGTGGAGGACAGCGTGCGCGAGCGCATCGCTGTGTGGCTGGACCGTGCGCAACGCCTGTACACGCAACACCCCAAGGACAAGCACAAGCTGTATGCGTTGCATGCTCCGGAGGTGGAATGCATCGGCAAGGGCAAAGCGCGTCAACCGTACGAGTTTGGCGTGAAGGTCGGCATTGCGGTGACGGCCTGCAAGGGATTGGTCGTGGGTGCGCGCAGTTTCCCCGGCAATCCGTACGACGGCGATACCTTGGCCGAGCAACTGGAGCAGACACGCGGATTGCTGCAAGACGTGGCTGTCGCCCCGACGGTAGCGATCATGGACCTGGGCTATCGCGGGCGCGAGGTCGATGGGGTACAGGTGCTGCACCGTGGGAAAGCCAAGACGCTGACGCGCCGGCAGTGGCACTGGATCAAGCGACGGCAAGCGGTGGAGCCGGTGATCGGCCATCTGAAAGACGACTGCCGGCTGCGCCGCTGCAGATTAAAGGGCACCCAAGGCGATGCACTGCACGTACTGGGCTGCGCCGCCGGCTACAACCTGCGCTGGTTGATGCGCTGGATCGCGCTTTTGCGTGCCTGGATCCGTACCATGTCGCAGTTATCCCTGGGCGCCATGGATCGGTCACAGCTCGCAATTGGCGTCTGA
- a CDS encoding IS3 family transposase: MASIQQGLKEDGFDVSMVKLCRWFGVPRRSVYYTPRKAAPKVKPELAEPIKAMIEAEPSFGYRTVAGLLRMNKNTVQRIFQIKGWQVRKRAVGKRPRIEALPSVASAPNQRWATDLCRIWGGKDGWLSLALVIDCHTRQLLGWQLSRTGRASTAVAALEQALITRFGTLGKVKEPFLLRSDNGLVFTSRDYTRLVAGYGMKQEFITPHCPQQNGMVERVIRTLKEQCVHRHRFESLAHALRVISDWIGFYNRQRPHQALNMMTPDQAYAATLTT, translated from the coding sequence ATGGCCTCGATCCAGCAGGGCCTGAAGGAGGACGGGTTCGACGTCTCGATGGTCAAGCTGTGCCGCTGGTTCGGTGTACCACGGCGCAGCGTGTACTACACGCCGCGCAAGGCAGCGCCGAAGGTGAAGCCAGAGCTGGCCGAACCGATCAAGGCCATGATCGAGGCCGAGCCGTCGTTCGGGTATCGGACGGTGGCTGGGCTACTGCGGATGAACAAGAACACGGTGCAGCGGATCTTTCAGATCAAGGGCTGGCAGGTGCGCAAGCGGGCCGTGGGCAAGCGACCGCGGATCGAGGCCTTGCCCTCGGTGGCCAGCGCACCGAACCAACGCTGGGCCACCGACCTGTGTCGGATCTGGGGCGGTAAGGACGGCTGGCTGAGCCTGGCCCTGGTGATCGATTGCCATACCCGGCAATTGCTGGGCTGGCAGCTCTCGCGCACGGGCAGGGCCAGCACCGCCGTGGCGGCCTTGGAGCAAGCACTGATCACCCGCTTCGGCACGCTGGGCAAGGTCAAGGAGCCGTTCCTGCTGCGCTCGGACAATGGCCTGGTCTTCACCAGCCGCGACTACACCCGCCTGGTCGCTGGCTACGGCATGAAGCAGGAGTTCATCACGCCACACTGTCCCCAGCAGAACGGGATGGTCGAGCGCGTCATACGCACGCTCAAGGAACAGTGCGTCCATCGGCACCGGTTCGAGAGCCTGGCCCACGCCTTGCGCGTCATCAGCGACTGGATTGGGTTCTACAACCGGCAGCGCCCGCATCAGGCACTGAACATGATGACGCCTGACCAAGCCTATGCCGCTACATTAACCACCTGA
- a CDS encoding DUF1153 domain-containing protein has product MSAVMDEEQVKRWTARRKSALVLEIIQGKTTVALASRQFDLTPNEIEGWVEEGKRGLENALRAKPEDVREQYERQLKELQEAMLELRARKKLAALLGKDES; this is encoded by the coding sequence ATGAGTGCAGTGATGGACGAAGAACAGGTCAAGCGCTGGACGGCCCGGCGCAAGTCGGCGCTGGTGCTGGAGATCATCCAGGGGAAGACGACGGTGGCCTTGGCCAGCCGGCAGTTCGACCTGACGCCCAATGAGATCGAAGGCTGGGTCGAGGAAGGTAAGCGCGGCCTGGAGAACGCGCTGCGGGCCAAGCCCGAAGACGTGCGCGAGCAGTACGAACGCCAGCTCAAGGAGCTGCAGGAAGCCATGCTGGAACTGCGTGCCCGAAAAAAATTGGCAGCCCTGCTGGGCAAGGACGAGAGCTGA
- a CDS encoding 3'-5' exonuclease: MNKRHLFDGEPTVKVLTMHSSKGLEFESVFIPGICEIGQRLQADSEEMRQEAKLLYVAMTRALGSLTMLHHSETVLTERIGQAVDQIRARLAA; this comes from the coding sequence ATCAACAAGCGACACCTATTCGACGGCGAGCCTACAGTTAAGGTGCTGACAATGCACTCCAGCAAGGGCCTGGAATTCGAGTCAGTGTTCATTCCCGGCATCTGCGAGATTGGGCAACGCTTACAAGCCGACAGTGAGGAAATGAGGCAGGAGGCCAAACTGCTGTATGTTGCAATGACTCGAGCTCTCGGCTCGCTGACAATGCTTCATCATTCCGAGACAGTACTAACCGAGCGGATTGGACAGGCCGTAGATCAGATACGGGCCAGACTCGCAGCGTGA
- a CDS encoding XVIPCD domain-containing protein, which yields MSIETPRELVKTIRQLEAEQPTAPDNALPAAEKEPGSLDSLKPQNLREKASDWYESIQKSAEGAVRRLEEGLGRKYDDNSERLAYGAAVVAANHNLQRVDHVLLNEATSSAARGERFFVVQGDLNNPVHLRAHGSMHEVLNTPVEQHAARLREIGEAQVQQSQSATVEHERDHQQQRGMV from the coding sequence TTGTCGATCGAGACGCCAAGAGAGTTGGTCAAAACCATTCGCCAGCTGGAAGCTGAGCAGCCGACAGCGCCGGACAATGCACTGCCTGCGGCGGAGAAAGAGCCAGGCTCGTTAGATTCCCTTAAGCCGCAGAACCTGCGTGAGAAAGCCTCCGATTGGTACGAATCCATCCAGAAGAGCGCTGAGGGAGCGGTTCGCCGCTTGGAAGAAGGACTTGGCAGGAAGTACGACGACAACAGCGAGCGATTGGCCTATGGCGCTGCAGTAGTGGCGGCAAATCACAACTTGCAGCGCGTGGATCATGTCTTGCTGAACGAGGCGACCAGCTCGGCAGCACGAGGTGAGCGATTTTTTGTGGTCCAAGGTGACTTGAACAATCCCGTGCATCTTCGAGCGCATGGAAGCATGCATGAGGTGCTGAATACACCAGTGGAGCAGCACGCAGCTCGTCTACGGGAAATTGGTGAAGCACAGGTCCAGCAATCTCAAAGTGCGACCGTGGAGCACGAGCGCGACCATCAACAACAGCGGGGCATGGTGTGA
- a CDS encoding IS5 family transposase, translating into MQLTFGDAEYNGKRKRTRREVFLAEMDQVVPWKALLALIEPHYPKSGQPGRQPYRLETMLRIHFLQQWYALSDPSAEEALYDTVSMRRFAKIGGLDEVPDETTILNFRHLLEQHDLARKLFDRVNAHLSRKGQSLRGGTIVDATIIAAPSSTKNKQGERDPEMHQTKKGNQYYFGMKAHIGVDDDSGLVHHVECTAANVADITQAHKLLHGKEATVCGDSGYTGLEKRDEMKGKRKLRYLIAEKRSKLKQIKNKRELKRAKRREYTKASLRAKVEHPFRVIKRQFGYVKVRYRGLAKNTAQVLTLFALSNLWLKRKHLLPAVVDVRP; encoded by the coding sequence ATGCAACTGACCTTCGGCGATGCGGAGTACAACGGCAAGCGCAAGCGCACACGGCGCGAGGTGTTCTTGGCCGAGATGGATCAAGTGGTGCCGTGGAAGGCCTTGCTGGCGCTGATCGAGCCGCACTACCCGAAGTCCGGGCAGCCGGGGCGCCAGCCGTATCGGTTGGAAACGATGCTGCGCATCCACTTTTTGCAGCAGTGGTATGCGCTGAGCGATCCATCAGCGGAAGAAGCCCTGTACGACACGGTGTCGATGCGCCGTTTCGCCAAGATCGGCGGGCTGGATGAGGTGCCGGACGAGACGACGATTCTCAACTTCCGCCATCTGTTGGAGCAGCACGATCTGGCGCGCAAGCTGTTCGATCGGGTCAACGCGCACCTGTCGCGCAAGGGGCAAAGCTTGCGCGGCGGGACGATCGTGGATGCCACGATCATCGCTGCGCCCAGCTCGACCAAGAACAAGCAGGGCGAGCGCGACCCGGAGATGCATCAGACCAAGAAGGGCAACCAGTATTACTTCGGGATGAAGGCGCACATCGGGGTGGACGACGACTCCGGGCTGGTGCACCACGTCGAATGCACGGCGGCCAACGTGGCCGATATCACGCAAGCGCACAAGCTGCTGCACGGCAAGGAAGCCACGGTGTGCGGGGACAGCGGCTACACCGGGCTTGAGAAGCGCGATGAGATGAAGGGCAAGCGCAAGCTGCGCTACCTGATCGCGGAGAAGCGCTCGAAGCTGAAGCAGATCAAGAACAAACGTGAATTGAAGCGAGCCAAGCGTAGGGAGTACACCAAGGCCAGCCTGCGGGCGAAGGTGGAGCATCCGTTTCGGGTGATCAAACGCCAGTTCGGCTACGTCAAGGTGCGCTATCGCGGTTTGGCGAAGAACACCGCGCAGGTGCTGACGCTGTTTGCGCTGTCGAATCTGTGGCTGAAGCGTAAGCATTTATTACCTGCCGTGGTCGACGTGCGCCCGTAG
- a CDS encoding DUF1153 domain-containing protein, with product MSAVMDEEQIKRWTARRKSALVLEIIQGKTTVALASRQFDLTPNEIEGWVEEGKRGLENALRAKPEDVREQYERQLKELQEAMLELRARKKLAALLGKDES from the coding sequence ATGAGTGCAGTAATGGACGAAGAACAGATCAAGCGATGGACGGCCCGGCGCAAGTCGGCGCTGGTGCTGGAGATCATCCAGGGGAAGACGACGGTGGCCTTGGCCAGCCGGCAGTTCGACCTGACGCCCAATGAGATCGAAGGCTGGGTCGAGGAAGGTAAGCGCGGCCTGGAGAACGCGCTGCGGGCCAAGCCCGAAGACGTGCGCGAGCAGTACGAACGCCAGCTCAAGGAGCTGCAGGAAGCCATGCTGGAACTGCGTGCCCGAAAAAAATTGGCAGCCCTGCTGGGCAAGGACGAGAGCTGA
- a CDS encoding IS3 family transposase: protein MASIQQGLKEDGFDVSMVKLCRWFGVPRRSVYYTPRKAAPKVKPELAEPIKAMIEAEPSFGYRTVAGLLRMNKNTVQRIFQIKGWQVRKRAVGKRPRIEALPSVASAPNQRWATDLCRIWGGKDGWLSLALVIDCHTRQLLGWQLSRTGRASTAVAALEQALITRFGTLGKVKEPFLLRSDNGLVFTSRDYTRLVAGYGMKQEFITPHCPQQNGMVERVIRTLKEQCVHRHRFESLAHALRVISDWIGFYNRQRPHQALNTMTPDQAYAATLTT from the coding sequence ATGGCCTCGATCCAGCAGGGCCTGAAGGAGGACGGGTTCGACGTCTCGATGGTCAAGCTGTGCCGCTGGTTCGGTGTACCACGGCGCAGCGTGTACTACACGCCGCGCAAGGCAGCGCCGAAGGTGAAGCCAGAGCTGGCCGAACCGATCAAGGCCATGATCGAGGCCGAGCCGTCGTTCGGGTATCGGACGGTGGCTGGGCTACTGCGGATGAACAAGAACACGGTGCAGCGGATCTTTCAGATCAAGGGCTGGCAGGTGCGCAAGCGGGCCGTGGGCAAGCGACCGCGGATCGAGGCCTTGCCCTCGGTGGCCAGCGCACCGAACCAACGCTGGGCCACCGACCTGTGTCGGATCTGGGGCGGTAAGGACGGCTGGCTGAGCCTGGCCCTGGTGATCGATTGCCATACCCGGCAATTGCTGGGCTGGCAGCTCTCGCGCACGGGCAGGGCCAGCACCGCCGTGGCGGCCTTGGAGCAAGCACTGATCACCCGCTTCGGCACGCTGGGCAAGGTCAAGGAGCCGTTCCTGCTGCGCTCGGACAATGGCCTGGTCTTCACCAGCCGCGACTACACCCGCCTGGTCGCTGGCTACGGCATGAAGCAGGAGTTCATCACGCCACACTGTCCCCAGCAGAACGGGATGGTCGAGCGCGTCATACGCACGCTCAAGGAACAGTGCGTCCATCGGCACCGGTTCGAGAGCCTGGCCCACGCCTTGCGCGTCATCAGCGACTGGATTGGGTTCTACAACCGGCAGCGCCCGCATCAGGCACTGAACACGATGACGCCTGACCAAGCCTATGCCGCTACACTAACCACCTGA
- a CDS encoding glycoside hydrolase family protein, which yields MRVPLTAHQEAALVDFVFNLGAERLRTSTLLRLLNSGNYAAVSAQLRRWM from the coding sequence GTGCGCGTGCCCCTGACTGCCCACCAGGAGGCCGCTCTTGTGGACTTTGTGTTCAACCTGGGCGCGGAGCGTCTGCGCACTTCGACACTGCTGCGTCTGCTGAACTCCGGAAACTACGCGGCAGTATCCGCACAACTGCGCCGCTGGATGTAG
- a CDS encoding transposase codes for MARLPRIDLPRIDLPGIPQHIVQRGNNRLPCFLDDGDRLRYLHLLHEALHATGCQLHAFVLMDNHVHLLVAPPDAGRIGQLMQRLGRNYVALLNGRHGRTGTLWEGRYKACLVDSADYVLRCYRYIELNPVRARLTDNPAAYRWSSCPANLGQRKHSALTPHPCWLALGSDPIERSNAYRALLDEALSDELLTSIRLHLQQQRALGHDTFRAMVEAKTNRFAGVRPAHRPRKPNTPN; via the coding sequence GTGGCCAGACTTCCGCGTATCGACCTTCCGCGTATCGACCTTCCGGGCATCCCGCAGCACATCGTGCAGCGCGGGAACAACCGGTTGCCCTGCTTTCTGGATGATGGCGATCGATTGCGCTATCTGCACCTGCTGCATGAGGCCCTGCACGCCACAGGCTGTCAGCTGCATGCGTTCGTATTGATGGACAACCATGTGCACTTGCTAGTCGCGCCACCTGATGCGGGACGGATCGGACAATTGATGCAGCGGCTTGGACGAAACTACGTCGCATTGTTGAATGGCCGCCACGGGCGCACTGGTACGCTATGGGAGGGGCGGTATAAAGCGTGTCTTGTGGACAGTGCGGACTACGTCCTTCGCTGCTATCGCTACATTGAGCTCAATCCGGTGCGTGCTCGCCTGACAGACAACCCGGCAGCGTATCGTTGGTCCAGCTGCCCAGCCAACCTAGGCCAGCGCAAGCACTCCGCACTGACACCACATCCCTGTTGGCTTGCGCTTGGCAGCGACCCGATCGAGCGATCCAACGCCTACCGTGCTCTGCTCGATGAAGCCCTCTCCGACGAACTGCTTACCAGCATTCGTCTTCATCTGCAGCAGCAGCGAGCCCTGGGCCACGACACCTTCCGCGCAATGGTCGAAGCCAAGACCAACCGCTTTGCAGGCGTCAGGCCAGCTCATCGGCCACGCAAACCGAACACCCCCAACTGA
- a CDS encoding XVIPCD domain-containing protein, giving the protein MDDKYAVTLYVAAPGTPLLDGGTSAAGHMYYTVTHGKEQTSFGFAPIEHGVLSGPGKVYNDDADQYQKPFYQSTMEISKDQYEKLMEFGAKPGEHGFNTQYHGAMNSCIDYTWGAVNYAGLHRTDLKFIQDKDFEGGLKPLSNVEYIRSIKDPVPGSELNTEQYNPMPERTLLQRVISDAQLPDKDREMLNTIREQVAGIDQQHGRAYDATSEKISVSLLATAKEGGLSRVDHVVLGNAPGDGAGQRLFVVQGELENPAHIRASIKAEEAAKTPVEQSFAKVEQISNTQQERALAAQQEPPLEQSRAPMQMG; this is encoded by the coding sequence ATGGACGATAAATACGCTGTCACCCTCTACGTTGCCGCGCCGGGGACACCGCTTCTTGACGGTGGAACATCAGCGGCAGGGCACATGTATTACACAGTCACGCACGGGAAGGAACAAACCAGCTTCGGGTTTGCGCCCATCGAGCACGGCGTGCTGTCAGGGCCTGGAAAGGTCTACAACGATGACGCCGATCAATACCAAAAGCCTTTCTATCAAAGCACGATGGAGATCAGCAAGGATCAATACGAAAAATTAATGGAGTTTGGTGCAAAGCCCGGCGAACACGGCTTCAATACGCAGTATCACGGCGCAATGAACAGTTGCATCGATTACACGTGGGGCGCTGTCAACTACGCCGGCCTGCATCGTACCGACCTGAAGTTTATACAGGACAAGGACTTCGAGGGTGGCCTGAAACCGCTCAGCAACGTTGAGTACATCCGTAGTATCAAAGACCCTGTTCCCGGCAGCGAATTGAACACTGAGCAATACAACCCGATGCCGGAGCGGACACTCCTGCAGCGCGTGATCAGTGATGCGCAGTTGCCAGACAAGGACCGTGAGATGCTCAACACGATTCGGGAACAGGTTGCAGGCATCGATCAGCAACATGGCAGGGCCTACGATGCCACTAGCGAGAAGATTTCCGTTAGTTTGCTGGCAACCGCGAAGGAGGGTGGACTGAGCCGCGTAGACCACGTGGTCCTCGGAAACGCTCCCGGCGATGGAGCCGGCCAGCGCCTATTTGTTGTGCAAGGCGAGTTGGAAAACCCTGCTCACATCAGAGCATCGATAAAAGCCGAAGAGGCAGCAAAAACACCTGTCGAGCAGTCATTCGCAAAGGTCGAGCAAATCTCTAACACCCAACAAGAACGTGCGTTGGCAGCACAGCAGGAACCCCCACTTGAGCAAAGTCGGGCGCCGATGCAGATGGGTTGA
- a CDS encoding SymE family type I addiction module toxin, whose product MTRRRPPTASASARPTRTHARPTPPKRVQWVVVEPDRTKLPPMLPPDPDASPQGPGTLRAPRRARRPRQCTVSYTHYPGAHDHAGDQHVPHVRLSGLWLEQLGFAIGTKLRITASEGQLLMEVLPPVEVPAASRRARR is encoded by the coding sequence ATGACACGCCGCCGCCCACCCACGGCATCTGCCAGCGCACGGCCCACCCGCACGCATGCGCGCCCCACGCCGCCCAAGCGGGTGCAGTGGGTCGTTGTGGAACCCGACCGCACCAAGCTGCCACCGATGCTGCCGCCCGACCCGGACGCCTCCCCGCAAGGCCCCGGCACGCTACGCGCACCCCGCCGCGCCCGCCGCCCGCGCCAATGCACCGTCAGCTACACCCATTACCCCGGCGCCCACGACCACGCCGGCGACCAGCACGTGCCCCACGTCCGCCTCAGCGGCCTATGGCTGGAACAACTGGGCTTTGCCATCGGCACCAAGCTGCGCATCACCGCCAGCGAAGGGCAGTTGTTGATGGAGGTGCTGCCGCCGGTGGAGGTGCCGGCCGCATCCCGCAGAGCGCGACGGTAG
- a CDS encoding TetR/AcrR family transcriptional regulator, giving the protein MSKNTSGRRKESALSRERIVAEAVALLDENGESGLTFRALADRLATGAGAIYWHIDNKRDLLTAACDAIIASAVDASASKSTPENRVRSIAGRLFDAMDAHPWIGGALAHSGSALPTVRILEALGQQVQALGVPQAKQWSTTSALMSYITGVGGENAAHSQLARERGFDRASLLTEVSQAWAALDAQKFPFTRHICAQLPKHDDRADFLAGIELLLRGIGASDW; this is encoded by the coding sequence ATGAGCAAGAACACATCAGGCCGTCGCAAGGAAAGTGCACTGTCACGCGAGCGCATCGTCGCCGAGGCGGTCGCGCTGCTGGACGAAAACGGTGAGTCGGGACTCACCTTTCGCGCGTTGGCTGATCGGCTGGCGACGGGCGCAGGCGCGATCTACTGGCACATAGACAACAAGCGCGATCTACTGACCGCGGCGTGTGATGCGATCATTGCCAGCGCTGTTGATGCGTCAGCTTCAAAATCGACACCTGAGAACAGGGTCCGCAGCATCGCCGGCCGGCTATTCGACGCCATGGATGCACACCCATGGATTGGCGGCGCACTGGCACACTCAGGCAGCGCGCTACCTACGGTCCGCATCTTGGAAGCGCTGGGCCAGCAGGTGCAAGCGCTAGGCGTGCCGCAAGCAAAGCAATGGTCGACTACATCCGCGCTCATGAGCTACATCACCGGGGTTGGCGGAGAGAACGCTGCCCACTCACAGCTGGCACGCGAGCGAGGATTCGATCGAGCCAGCCTACTGACCGAAGTGTCGCAGGCCTGGGCAGCGCTGGATGCCCAGAAGTTCCCTTTTACCCGTCACATCTGCGCGCAATTGCCAAAGCACGATGACCGCGCTGATTTCCTGGCCGGGATCGAACTCCTTCTGCGAGGCATCGGCGCTTCTGACTGGTGA
- a CDS encoding FAD-dependent oxidoreductase, which translates to MDNGIAIVGAGLGGLTLARVLQVHGIPATVYEAEASSHARHQGGMLDIHAHTGQHALEAAGLLEDFRRMINPGGETVRVLDRHAAVLYEELDDGTGSRPEVPRGALRKLLLDSLPDGMVRWDHKVTTVVPLGAGRHRLEFANGTSAETALLVGADGAWSRVRPLLTNATPMYAGLTFFETWMPNCKQHRPACSQAVGSGSMFAVEPGMGILAHAEPDNVLHAYVELQRPLTWAQQLSGLDASTAAKCVAGEFKGWSPVLTALITDGQVDPVIRPIYTLPVRHRWTRVAGVTALGDAAHLMIPSGEGANLAMLDGAELAAAIAARPGDLDAALGEYERAMFARGSQAAAEATKLSEIMFGPGSPKTLVDFFRPHRHNHAV; encoded by the coding sequence ATGGACAACGGTATTGCGATTGTCGGGGCAGGGCTGGGAGGCCTGACGCTGGCGCGCGTCCTGCAGGTGCACGGCATCCCTGCAACGGTCTACGAGGCAGAGGCTTCCAGTCACGCGCGTCACCAGGGCGGCATGCTTGATATCCACGCGCACACTGGGCAGCACGCCCTCGAAGCTGCCGGATTGTTGGAAGATTTCAGGCGGATGATCAATCCTGGGGGAGAGACCGTGCGCGTGCTGGATAGGCACGCTGCAGTGTTATACGAGGAGTTGGACGATGGCACTGGCAGCAGGCCCGAGGTGCCTCGCGGCGCACTGCGGAAGTTGCTGCTGGACTCGCTGCCTGATGGCATGGTGCGCTGGGATCACAAGGTGACCACCGTGGTTCCGCTTGGTGCCGGAAGGCATCGCCTAGAGTTCGCCAACGGCACCTCGGCCGAGACGGCGTTGCTGGTGGGCGCCGATGGTGCATGGTCAAGGGTGCGTCCACTCCTGACCAATGCCACGCCGATGTATGCCGGGCTGACGTTCTTCGAAACATGGATGCCGAACTGTAAACAACATCGTCCAGCCTGCTCTCAAGCGGTGGGAAGTGGATCGATGTTTGCGGTTGAGCCCGGTATGGGCATCCTCGCACACGCCGAGCCCGACAATGTCTTGCACGCCTACGTGGAACTGCAGCGGCCACTGACATGGGCCCAACAGTTATCCGGGCTGGACGCCAGCACTGCAGCCAAGTGCGTGGCGGGAGAGTTCAAGGGATGGTCGCCGGTGCTAACCGCGCTGATCACGGATGGCCAGGTCGATCCGGTGATCAGGCCAATCTATACGCTGCCGGTCAGGCATCGCTGGACACGCGTCGCCGGCGTCACCGCACTGGGTGATGCAGCGCACCTCATGATTCCCTCCGGCGAGGGCGCCAACTTGGCGATGCTCGATGGCGCAGAACTTGCTGCTGCTATAGCCGCCCGCCCGGGCGACTTAGACGCCGCACTTGGCGAGTACGAGCGCGCCATGTTCGCGAGAGGCTCGCAGGCAGCAGCGGAAGCAACAAAGCTCTCCGAGATCATGTTTGGACCTGGCAGTCCGAAGACGCTGGTGGATTTCTTCAGGCCGCATCGTCACAACCACGCGGTTTGA
- a CDS encoding LysR family transcriptional regulator translates to MNKTTLADLRAFMAVAQHHSFRAAADSLGVARPSLSNAIRGLEEHLGARLLHRTTRSVSLTDAGERLRARLNPLLQELDTALGDVSADPAHLQGQLRINGNAAAIGWLLRTVVPTFMARHPGVELDLVSEGRLVDVVAQGFDAGVRLAEAVPKDMVAVALGGSIRFLAVAAPGYLAAHRAPQTPDALTQHRCIRQRLPSGKRYRWEFTRHGQVMTIDVPGTLTLDNNPLMVEAAVKGLGIAYVPEPYALDALRTGALVTVLEDWCPPVAGHMLYFSGQRQMPPPLRAFIDIVRELDPSRG, encoded by the coding sequence ATGAACAAGACAACCCTGGCAGATCTGCGCGCGTTCATGGCCGTGGCGCAGCACCACAGCTTTCGCGCGGCGGCCGACAGTCTGGGCGTGGCCCGTCCTTCGCTGAGCAATGCCATCCGGGGCCTGGAGGAGCATTTGGGCGCCCGGCTGCTGCACCGGACCACGCGCAGCGTATCGCTGACTGACGCCGGCGAGCGCCTGCGGGCGCGCCTCAATCCGCTGCTGCAGGAATTGGACACTGCCCTGGGGGATGTCAGCGCCGACCCGGCGCATCTTCAGGGACAGCTGCGCATCAACGGCAATGCCGCCGCGATCGGCTGGCTGCTGCGCACCGTGGTGCCCACCTTCATGGCGCGCCATCCAGGCGTTGAGCTGGACCTGGTATCGGAAGGTCGACTGGTCGATGTCGTGGCACAGGGCTTCGATGCGGGGGTCCGCCTGGCCGAGGCGGTGCCCAAGGACATGGTGGCCGTGGCGCTGGGCGGCAGCATTCGCTTCCTGGCGGTTGCCGCGCCCGGCTATCTGGCCGCGCATCGCGCCCCGCAGACGCCGGATGCCTTGACTCAGCACCGCTGCATCCGCCAGCGCCTGCCCAGCGGCAAGCGCTACCGCTGGGAATTCACCCGGCACGGCCAGGTCATGACGATCGACGTGCCCGGTACGCTGACCCTGGACAACAATCCGTTGATGGTAGAAGCCGCCGTGAAGGGCCTGGGCATCGCCTACGTGCCCGAGCCCTACGCCTTGGATGCGCTGCGTACAGGCGCGCTGGTCACGGTGCTGGAGGACTGGTGCCCGCCGGTGGCCGGGCACATGCTTTATTTTTCAGGCCAGCGCCAGATGCCGCCGCCGCTGCGGGCATTCATCGACATCGTTCGAGAACTCGACCCGAGCCGGGGGTGA